The Natator depressus isolate rNatDep1 chromosome 8, rNatDep2.hap1, whole genome shotgun sequence genome window below encodes:
- the TAL1 gene encoding T-cell acute lymphocytic leukemia protein 1 isoform X2 — protein sequence MERPPAELPRSDPRDARPPQPHDPGAEGTSEPESSRGGMEVPGEPQLLLNGVSKETGRPSPGPPAAAVPVIELVRRDIKGREAPGEAMQRAPGAEPCRAPAEAACDARMVQLSPTALPLPAAGRAMLYNIGQPLGTINSGFFGEPDTFSIYNNNRMKRRSSPYEVEISDGPHTKVVRRIFTNSRERWRQQNVNGAFAELRKLIPTHPPDKKLSKNEILRLAMKYINFLAKLLNDQEEEGNQRGKVNKDTGIVQEDLLQDMLSPNSSCGSSLDGAGSPDSFTEEHETLDTKHTRSLHHSILPVEGNAQR from the exons ATGGAGAGGCCGCCGGCGGAGCTGCCCCGCAGTGACCCGCGGGATGCCCGGCCCCCCCAGCCGCACGATCCGGGAGCGGAAGGCACGAGCGAGCCGGAGAGCAGCCGCGGGGGGATGGAGGTCCCAggagagccccagctgctgctcaatGGGGTTTCCAAGGAGACCGGCCGGCCCTCCCCCgggccccccgccgccgccgTGCCGGTGATCGAGCTGGTGCGCAGGGACATAAAAGGCCGCGAGGCGCCCGGCGAGGCGATGCAGAGAGCTCCGGGCGCCGAGCCGTGCAGAGCCCCGGCCGAGGCCGCCTGCGACGCCCGCATGGTGCAGCTGAGCCCCACGGCGCTTCCCCTGCCGGCGGCCGGCCGAGCCATGCTCTACAACATCGGCCAGCCGCTGGGCACCATCAACAG TGGGTTTTTTGGAGAGCCAGATACCTTCTCAATCTACAACAACAATAGAATGAAAAGAAGATCGTCTCCTTATGAAGTGGAGATCAGTGACG GTCCCCATACAAAAGTGGTCCGCCGCATTTTTACCAATAGCCGGGAAAGGTGGAGACAACAGAATGTCAATGGTGCGTTCGCAGAGCTTCGTAAACTCATTCCGACCCACCCACCTGACAAAAAACTGAGCAAGAATGAAATTTTACGTCTGGCTATGAAATACATCAACTTCCTGGCCAAACTGCTTAATGACCAGGAAGAAGAAGGAAACCAAAGGGGCAAAGTGAACAAAGACACTGGGATAGTCCAAGAGGATCTCCTGCAGGACATGTTGTCTCCAAACTCTAGCTGTGGAAGCTCTTTAGATGGAGCAGGTAGCCCGGATAGCTTCACAGAAGAACATGAAACATTAGATACAAAGCATACAAGGAGTCTCCATCACTCCATTCTTCCTGTAGAAGGCAATGCCCAGCGATGA
- the TAL1 gene encoding T-cell acute lymphocytic leukemia protein 1 isoform X1: protein MKSKWTMERPPAELPRSDPRDARPPQPHDPGAEGTSEPESSRGGMEVPGEPQLLLNGVSKETGRPSPGPPAAAVPVIELVRRDIKGREAPGEAMQRAPGAEPCRAPAEAACDARMVQLSPTALPLPAAGRAMLYNIGQPLGTINSGFFGEPDTFSIYNNNRMKRRSSPYEVEISDGPHTKVVRRIFTNSRERWRQQNVNGAFAELRKLIPTHPPDKKLSKNEILRLAMKYINFLAKLLNDQEEEGNQRGKVNKDTGIVQEDLLQDMLSPNSSCGSSLDGAGSPDSFTEEHETLDTKHTRSLHHSILPVEGNAQR, encoded by the exons ATGAAAAGCAAATG gaCGATGGAGAGGCCGCCGGCGGAGCTGCCCCGCAGTGACCCGCGGGATGCCCGGCCCCCCCAGCCGCACGATCCGGGAGCGGAAGGCACGAGCGAGCCGGAGAGCAGCCGCGGGGGGATGGAGGTCCCAggagagccccagctgctgctcaatGGGGTTTCCAAGGAGACCGGCCGGCCCTCCCCCgggccccccgccgccgccgTGCCGGTGATCGAGCTGGTGCGCAGGGACATAAAAGGCCGCGAGGCGCCCGGCGAGGCGATGCAGAGAGCTCCGGGCGCCGAGCCGTGCAGAGCCCCGGCCGAGGCCGCCTGCGACGCCCGCATGGTGCAGCTGAGCCCCACGGCGCTTCCCCTGCCGGCGGCCGGCCGAGCCATGCTCTACAACATCGGCCAGCCGCTGGGCACCATCAACAG TGGGTTTTTTGGAGAGCCAGATACCTTCTCAATCTACAACAACAATAGAATGAAAAGAAGATCGTCTCCTTATGAAGTGGAGATCAGTGACG GTCCCCATACAAAAGTGGTCCGCCGCATTTTTACCAATAGCCGGGAAAGGTGGAGACAACAGAATGTCAATGGTGCGTTCGCAGAGCTTCGTAAACTCATTCCGACCCACCCACCTGACAAAAAACTGAGCAAGAATGAAATTTTACGTCTGGCTATGAAATACATCAACTTCCTGGCCAAACTGCTTAATGACCAGGAAGAAGAAGGAAACCAAAGGGGCAAAGTGAACAAAGACACTGGGATAGTCCAAGAGGATCTCCTGCAGGACATGTTGTCTCCAAACTCTAGCTGTGGAAGCTCTTTAGATGGAGCAGGTAGCCCGGATAGCTTCACAGAAGAACATGAAACATTAGATACAAAGCATACAAGGAGTCTCCATCACTCCATTCTTCCTGTAGAAGGCAATGCCCAGCGATGA